A window of the Lactuca sativa cultivar Salinas chromosome 7, Lsat_Salinas_v11, whole genome shotgun sequence genome harbors these coding sequences:
- the LOC111908222 gene encoding protein RAE1: MSAFGMASATNTNPNKSTEVVSPPTDAVSSLCFSPKANYLVATSWDNQVRCWEITKNGTTLGSVAKASIAHDQPVLCSAWKDDGTTVFSGGCDKQVKMWPLLSGGQPVTVAMHDAPVKEVAWIPEMNLLVSGSWDKTLRYWDLRQPNPVHTQQLPERCYALTVRHPLMVVGTADRNLIVFNLQNPQAEFKRIASPLKYQTRCVAAFPDQQGFLVGSIEGRVGVHHLDEQQQSKNFTFKCHREGNDIYSVNSLNFHPVHQTFATSGSDGAFNFWDKDSKQRLKAMSRCSAPIPCSSFNNDGSIFAYGVCYDWGKGAENHNPATAKTYIYLHMPQESEVKGKPRIGTSGRK, from the exons ATGTCTGCCTTTGGCATGGCTTCTGCTACCAATACCAATCCAAACAAGTCAACCGAG GTTGTATCACCTCCGACGGATGCTGTATCAAGCCTTTGTTTCAGTCCCAAGGCGAATTACCTTGTTGCTACTTCATGGGACAATCAG GTGAGATGTTGGGAGATAACAAAAAACGGAACTACTCTTGGCTCTGTAGCAAAGGCATCAATAGCACATGATCAACCG GTTTTATGTTCAGCTTGGAAGGATGATGGAACGACAGTCTTCTCTGGAGGCTGTGACAAACAAGTGAAGATGTGGCCATTACTCTCTGGTGGACAACCAGTAACTGTGGCTATGCATGATGCTCCTGTTAAAGAGGTTGCTTGGATTCCAGAAATGAACCTTTTGGTATCAGGAAGTTGGGACAAAACTCTAAG ATATTGGGACTTGAGGCAACCTAATCCAGTTCACACTCAACAACTTCCTGAGAGATGCTATGCACTTACAGTGAGACATCCATTAATGGTAGTTGGCACTGCAGATAGAAATCTTATAGTATTCAACTTGCAAAATCCTCAG GCTGAGTTTAAGAGAATTGCCTCCCCCTTAAAGTATCAAACTAGGTGTGTTGCTGCATTTCCTGATCAACAAGGCTTCTTG GTTGGGTCAATTGAAGGGAGAGTTGGTGTGCATCATCTTGATGAACAACAACAAAGTAAAAACTTCACTTTTAAATGCCACAGAGAGGGGAATGATATATACTCTGTCAATTCTCTCAACTTTCATCCA GTTCATCAAACATTTGCAACTTCTGGATCTGATGGTGCTTTTAACTTCTGGGATAAAGACAGCAAACAGAGATTGAAG GCAATGTCAAGATGCAGTGCACCTATACCTTGCAGCAGTTTCAACAATGATGGCTCCATTTTTGCCTATGGG GTATGCTATGATTGGGGAAAAGGTGCTGAAAATCATAATCCAGCAACAGCCAAGACTTATATTTACTTGCACATGCCACAG GAGTCTGAGGTTAAAGGGAAACCTCGCATTGGAACAAGTGGAAGGAAGTGA
- the LOC111908221 gene encoding BRASSINOSTEROID INSENSITIVE 1-associated receptor kinase 1, whose amino-acid sequence MDRRVSLISASVLVWFILVFNNLSKVYGNAEGDALNALKTQLGDPNNVLQSWDATLVNPCTWFHVTCNNENSVTRVDLGNANLSGQLVAQLGELTNLQYLELYSNNITGRIPIELGNLTNLVSLDLYLNRLDGGIPDTLGKLQKLRFLRLNNNTLTGTIPISLTTITSLQVLDLSNNNLRGDVPVNGSFSLFTPISFANNPQLKAPAVSPQAPAPPNSPSPSVGNSATGAIAGGVAAGAALLFAGPAIALAWWRRRKPQDHFFDVPAEEDPEVHLGQLKRFSLRELQVATDNFNNRHILGRGGFGKVYKGRLADGTLVAVKRLKEERTQGGELQFQTEVEMISMAVHRNLLRLRGFCMTPTERLLVYPYMANGSVASCLRERPDTQEPLDWPIRKRIALGSARGLAYLHDHCDPKIIHRDVKAANILLDEEFEAVVGDFGLAKLMDYKDTHVTTAVRGTIGHIAPEYLSTGKSSEKTDVFGYGVMLLELITGQRAFDLARLANDDDVMLLDWVKGLLREKKLETLVDADLKGNYIDDEVEQLIQVALLCTQGTPLERPKMSEVVRMLEGDGLAERWEEWQKEEMFRQDFNATHNTNTDWIIADSTYNLRPDELSGPR is encoded by the exons ATGGATCGGCGAGTTTCTTTGATTTCAGCTTCTGTTCTTGTCTGGTTCATTTTGGTGTTCAACAACTTGTCAAAAGTCTACGGGAATGCCGAAG GAGATGCATTGAATGCGTTAAAGACTCAATTAGGTGATCCGAATAATGTTCTTCAAAGTTGGGATGCGACTCTTGTAAATCCATGTACTTGGTTTCATGTTACGTGTAATAATGAAAATAGCGTTACGCGAGT TGATCTTGGAAACGCAAACTTGTCTGGTCAACTCGTTGCACAACTCGGTGAACTCACTAATTTACAGTATTT GGAACTTTACAGTAATAATATTACTGGAAGAATTCCTATTGAACTTGGGAACTTAACAAACTTAGTAAGTTTGGATCTTTATCTCAACCGATTAGATGGTGGCATTCCTGATACATTGGGAAAACTCCAAAAGCTTCGTTTCCT TCGTCTCAACAACAACACGTTAACGGGAACTATTCCAATTTCGTTAACTACTATAACTTCACTACAAGTTCT TGATCTTTCGAACAACAATCTAAGAGGAGATGTTCCAGTCAATGGTTCCTTTTCTCTTTTCACACCTATAAG TTTTGCAAATAATCCTCAGTTGAAAGCTCCCGCAGTTTCTCCTCAAGCTCCCGCCCCACCAAATTCCCCATCTCCTTCCG TCGGCAACAGTGCGACTGGGGCAATCGCGGGAGGAGTTGCCGCGGGTGCCGCCCTTCTATTTGCCGGTCCAGCGATCGCGCTTGCATGGTGGCGCCGCCGCAAACCACAGGATCATTTCTTCGACGTACCCG ccGAAGAGGATCCGGAGGTTCATTTAGGGCAATTGAAGCGGTTTTCTCTTCGCGAACTACAAGTGGCAACCGATAATTTCAACAACCGCCACATTCTCGGGCGGGGCGGATTTGGTAAAGTTTACAAAGGGCGGTTGGCGGATGGGACGTTGGTGGCGGTGAAACGGTTGAAAGAAGAGAGGACTCAGGGCGGCGAGTTGCAGTTTCAGACGGAGGTGGAGATGATTAGTATGGCGGTTCACCGGAATTTACTCCGGTTGAGGGGGTTTTGCATGACACCCACGGAACGCTTGCTTGTTTATCCGTATATGGCCAATGGCAGTGTCGCATCTTGCTTAagag AGAGACCGGATACACAAGAGCCACTTGATTGGCCAATACGTAAGCGGATTGCATTGGGATCCGCGAGAGGACTTGCGTATTTGCATGATCATTGTGACCCGAAGATTATACATCGAGATGTAAAGGCTGCGAATATTTTGTTGGATGAAGAGTTTGAAGCAGTTGTTGGAGATTTTGGGTTGGCTAAACTTATGGATTATAAGGATACACATGTCACGACAGCTGTCCGTGGGACCATTGGACACATAGCCCCCGAGTATTTATCAACCGGAAAATCCTCGGAAAAAACCGATGTTTTTGGATATGGTGTTATGCTTCTAGAACTTATCACGGGTCAAAGAGCTTTTGATCTTGCTAGACTTGCTAATGATGATGATGTCATGTTGCTTGATTGG GTGAAAGGGCTTTTAAGGGAAAAGAAGTTGGAGACACTGGTGGATGCGGATTTGAAAGGTAATTATATAGATGATGAAGTGGAACAGCTTATACAAGTAGCGCTTTTGTGCACACAAGGGACTCCATTAGAGAGACCAAAAATGTCAGAAGTTGTGAGAATGTTGGAAGGTGATGGGTTAGCTGAAAGGTGGGAAGAATGGCAAAAGGAAGAAATGTTCAGACAAGACTTCAATGcgacacataatacaaatacagATTGGATTATTGCAGATTCAACTTATAACCTTCGTCCTGATGAATTATCTGGCCCCAGATGA